In Streptomyces sp. NBC_01551, one DNA window encodes the following:
- a CDS encoding VanW family protein: MRRVPGRKANLRIALPLAAGAAVLGFGGLYVTGLIVTGDAVADGTSVRGVDIGGMSRTEAKTALDRHLGPKAAAPIELKIGDRIEKAAPASFGLSVDTAATAARATDSAADPVSVIGRLFAPERDRDVEPVVRVDAPAGTKAADRLAAASHRDARSGAITFDGGEAKVTGPVTGVALRTDQAADTVRAAYLRPRTGPVALPVEQTPPAVGSQETARAMKEFAEPAMSGPVTLVVAGKPVTLTPEVLGTYLTVKDDGHGRLVPHLDAPGLLADPEVARQVAEAAPAPRDATLRLDDADRVVVADAGRPGVRVTAKALGDAVMPLLTRSGDARTAELAVPAVQPRLTGAEAERLGIKEKVSSFTVNFPAAPYRTTNIGRAVELINGSVVMPGDTWSFNKTVGERTKENGFVDGIMINDGQYTKSPGGGVSAVATTMYNALFFAGVKPLEHGAHSFYIERYPEGREATVAWGTLDLRWRNDSGHAIYVRAQSTDTSVTISFLGTKKYDEIRATQSPRSNPVPPGKRTGTGPTCEVQTPLEGFDVSVDRVFVKGGQEVKKETFRTHYTPRDEVTCDEPAPTGSATPAPAQTPAQTGTRAPAQTAEAAAAPGASRQPAA; this comes from the coding sequence ATGCGACGCGTACCCGGCCGGAAGGCCAATCTGCGGATAGCCCTGCCCCTCGCGGCGGGCGCCGCCGTACTGGGCTTCGGAGGCCTCTACGTCACCGGTCTGATCGTGACCGGCGACGCCGTGGCCGACGGCACCAGCGTGCGCGGCGTCGACATCGGCGGAATGAGCCGTACGGAGGCCAAGACCGCCCTGGACCGGCACCTCGGCCCGAAGGCCGCCGCGCCGATCGAGCTGAAGATCGGCGACCGGATCGAGAAGGCCGCCCCCGCCTCCTTCGGGCTGTCCGTGGACACCGCCGCCACCGCCGCCCGCGCCACCGACTCCGCGGCGGACCCCGTCTCCGTGATCGGGCGCCTCTTCGCCCCGGAGCGGGACCGCGACGTCGAGCCCGTGGTCCGGGTGGACGCCCCGGCCGGGACGAAGGCCGCCGACCGGCTCGCCGCCGCCAGCCACCGCGACGCCCGCAGCGGCGCCATCACCTTCGACGGGGGCGAGGCCAAGGTCACCGGCCCCGTCACCGGTGTCGCCCTGCGCACCGACCAGGCGGCGGACACCGTCCGCGCCGCCTACCTGCGCCCGCGGACCGGCCCCGTCGCGCTGCCGGTGGAGCAGACGCCCCCGGCCGTCGGGTCCCAGGAGACCGCCCGGGCCATGAAGGAGTTCGCCGAGCCCGCGATGTCCGGCCCGGTCACCCTCGTCGTCGCGGGGAAGCCCGTCACCCTGACCCCCGAGGTCCTCGGTACGTACCTGACGGTCAAGGACGACGGCCACGGCCGCCTCGTACCCCACCTCGACGCGCCGGGGCTGCTGGCCGACCCCGAGGTCGCCCGTCAGGTGGCCGAGGCCGCCCCCGCCCCGCGCGACGCGACGCTGCGTCTCGACGACGCGGACCGGGTGGTTGTCGCCGACGCCGGGCGCCCCGGGGTGCGGGTCACCGCCAAGGCCCTCGGCGACGCCGTCATGCCGTTGCTGACGCGCTCGGGTGACGCCCGTACCGCGGAACTCGCCGTGCCGGCGGTCCAGCCGCGCCTGACGGGCGCGGAGGCCGAGCGCCTCGGCATCAAGGAGAAGGTCTCGTCCTTCACCGTCAACTTCCCGGCCGCGCCGTACCGCACCACCAACATCGGGCGCGCCGTCGAGCTGATCAACGGCTCGGTGGTGATGCCGGGCGACACCTGGAGCTTCAACAAGACGGTCGGCGAGCGCACCAAGGAGAACGGGTTCGTCGACGGCATCATGATCAACGACGGCCAGTACACGAAGTCGCCCGGCGGCGGTGTCTCGGCGGTCGCCACGACCATGTACAACGCCCTGTTCTTCGCGGGCGTCAAGCCGCTGGAGCACGGGGCGCACTCGTTCTACATCGAGCGCTACCCCGAGGGCCGCGAGGCCACCGTCGCCTGGGGCACCCTCGACCTGCGCTGGCGGAACGACTCCGGTCACGCGATCTACGTCCGTGCGCAGTCCACCGACACCTCGGTGACCATCAGCTTCCTCGGCACCAAGAAGTACGACGAGATACGCGCGACCCAGAGCCCGCGCAGCAACCCCGTCCCGCCGGGCAAGCGCACGGGCACCGGTCCGACGTGCGAGGTGCAGACCCCGCTGGAGGGGTTCGACGTCTCGGTCGACCGCGTCTTCGTGAAGGGCGGCCAGGAGGTCAAGAAGGAGACCTTCCGGACCCACTACACCCCGCGTGACGAGGTCACCTGCGACGAGCCGGCCCCGACCGGGTCGGCCACGCCGGCGCCGGCGCAGACCCCGGCGCAGACCGGGACGCGGGCACCCGCGCAGACGGCCGAGGCCGCCGCGGCCCCGGGTGCCTCCCGGCAGCCCGCCGCCTGA